In Bacillus solimangrovi, a single genomic region encodes these proteins:
- a CDS encoding sensor histidine kinase: MYWLIKELSPNLFFIIFMVFLYQYWFEQKDWTSVIKNWVTFFTCAITIILCMSFPVHVGQNFIYDLRNVPLILGSLYGNTYVAIGLASVTLIARYFSSGILGFYISVIVVGIGLLLVYLIRGKFHSLKSNHRLLTATIIVTFLVLVVSILSETLTANSNHASLNISDWLAYIIANIMATFIAGKIVESVRTNDLVRKRLLRNEKLEIVSHLASSISHEVRNPLTASRGFLQLLSEEDIPKKCEKYITIAIDEMDRAEGVIRDYLTFAKPAFEHAEIFQVEDELVRAINVIKPLANMNNITMESTLLPSEIKGERARLQQCFMNLMKNAIEAMPNGGKLLIESKVEKGYVTISISDTGVGMTKEQVSRLGEPYFSTKGMKGTGLGMMVVYRIVESFDGVIEVESEIGQGTTFTLKIPSISKQTTAV; encoded by the coding sequence ATGTACTGGCTTATTAAAGAATTATCACCTAATTTATTTTTTATCATTTTTATGGTATTTTTGTATCAATATTGGTTTGAACAAAAAGATTGGACTAGTGTAATTAAAAACTGGGTGACTTTTTTTACTTGTGCAATTACCATTATTTTGTGTATGTCTTTTCCAGTTCATGTCGGTCAAAATTTTATATACGATCTACGAAATGTTCCTTTAATTCTTGGAAGTCTATATGGAAATACATATGTAGCGATAGGGTTAGCATCTGTAACCTTAATCGCAAGGTATTTTTCTAGTGGAATACTAGGATTTTATATTTCGGTAATTGTTGTTGGGATTGGTCTATTACTTGTCTACCTGATTAGAGGAAAGTTTCATAGTTTGAAATCCAATCATCGATTACTAACTGCAACAATTATTGTCACGTTTCTGGTATTAGTCGTTAGTATTCTTTCAGAAACTTTAACGGCAAATTCTAATCATGCTTCATTGAATATTAGTGATTGGTTAGCTTATATAATTGCAAATATTATGGCGACATTTATAGCAGGAAAGATCGTTGAATCTGTAAGGACTAACGATCTAGTAAGAAAAAGGTTATTACGAAATGAAAAATTAGAGATCGTTAGTCATCTAGCTTCAAGTATTTCTCATGAAGTTCGTAATCCATTAACTGCAAGTAGGGGTTTCCTTCAGTTGTTGAGTGAGGAGGACATTCCAAAAAAATGTGAGAAGTACATCACTATAGCGATTGATGAAATGGATCGAGCTGAAGGTGTGATTAGAGACTATTTAACGTTCGCTAAACCAGCTTTTGAACATGCTGAAATTTTTCAAGTTGAAGATGAACTAGTTCGAGCTATTAACGTAATTAAACCATTAGCAAATATGAATAATATAACAATGGAGTCAACATTGTTGCCTAGTGAAATTAAAGGAGAACGAGCAAGGTTGCAACAATGTTTCATGAACTTAATGAAGAATGCAATTGAAGCGATGCCGAATGGTGGGAAACTGTTAATTGAAAGTAAGGTAGAGAAAGGTTATGTAACTATCTCTATTTCAGACACTGGAGTTGGCATGACAAAAGAACAGGTTAGTCGTTTAGGTGAGCCTTATTTTTCTACTAAAGGCATGAAAGGAACAGGTCTTGGGATGATGGTTGTCTATCGAATTGTTGAATCATTTGATGGTGTAATAGAAGTTGAAAGTGAAATTGGACAAGGAACAACCTTTACGCTCAAGATACCAAGCATAAGTAAGCAGACAACGGCAGTATAG